The Phycodurus eques isolate BA_2022a chromosome 5, UOR_Pequ_1.1, whole genome shotgun sequence DNA segment cacacaggcgaggtcggatttgaacccgggtcctcagaactatgaggcagatgtgctaaccagtcgcccaccgtgccgtagATCATTTTAGTTTGCCTAAATTAAGCTCGTCTTAATTAACCTTGTGTTAGATCAGTTTACCTGACTTAACCATGTTTACTGTAGCTTCCCCTAACTTTGCTCACATTAGACAAGATTTATTCTACCTGGCTTTAGGCACAATCTCTGtgtgaagaaaacaaaagccaCAGTTGAGCAAGCCAAAAGAATCCTAAAACAATAATCCTTTATAAAGTTCAACCATTTCTGTCCCTCCAATACACCCCAATTTATTGGCCAATTTTAGATGCCTACTATATGTGCCCTTTGAATATACTTTGGAATAAAACTGAAAAGCATGCAGAATGTACTGGAGAGAAAAGTATATTCAATATACTTAAATGGCCAAACAACATGACCAACATACTTCTGTTCTCATTTCTGGTCTATATCCAGTTGAATTATGTTTCACAAACTATCAGTAAATGTACTACCCCATCAAATAAATGCCATGCAGCATCtctagttgtttttatttttactattataCGATTCTGTTTTCCCTGTACAGAGCAcagttgcttttgtttttacagcacaTTATATTACGCAATAACTTTCACCGCAGAAATGGTGGACATTTTGGGACGCTCTCCGTGGCTGCAGGCTCCATTCAAGCAGGCCCTGAAGTGAGCTACACGCAGTGTCAAAGTAAGCTGAGCTATTCCAAGCTGAGGTTTCCCCGCAAGGTCACTTTTGAAACAAAATGCCTCCTTCCACAATCTAGGTCACATTCTGCCTCACTTTCTCCCaaacttccttccttccttctttccttccttccttccctcctgCCTCTCTGCTTataattaaacacacacaattatCCCAAATTTAATGGGATTTGAGAGCCAGGCTTTTATTTAAGAGGTAATGAATAATATTTTAATTGCATATGTAACTGTGAAATCCAAATGTGCTGCTATTATCACGTGTAATTACTACGCCACAGTTTTCGAGAGCGATATCCTGATGCGATCAACAGCGCTCTGGAGCAGACTGTTGCCCTTTTTTCTCTCGTATTCTTCAATCTGCAGCGTCGCAGTGAATAATTGTGAAATAATGCAGCTGGATAGACGCACTTAAAACATATGTGCTGTGTCCTATTGTTTATTGATGTCTGTAATTAATGATATAATGCATGCCGCTGAAGTAGTTTGACCTCTGAACCAGTCATTACTCAGAGAGTAGCGGCATCAATCAAACTGTGCTTTTCTCACATCTATTCCTGTACACCCCCTGAGGGACTGACGGAGCACCCACTGTATCCTCATTTGTATTCAGCTGACCAAGGCCTCCGTGTGAATGATTTAGCGCTCTGCATCACTCACAGAGCGCATGAGGAGCACTAATATGAGATTTACAAGCTACTGCTGAAGTTCATAACAAGCCCTAGAGCGCTAAACAAAGCCACTTTGTACCTCTGCCAAGCGGAAAGCTATTGTTTTGATCACCTATTGTTTGTTCTGTTACTTGCCAGGATTTGGGGGGGCCGAGAAAGAACCCTAAATTTTGGTATTTCCCAAAGGAACTGCCTGCCCCCCACGTTATACAAATGCTATAGTCTAATCCTAACATCTCGGAAATGGTTGGGTTTCATCAAGATGACTAGGATACGAACAGGCAAACACAAATATGGCcttccatgatttttttttacttttccaagacaaatgtattgtttctttttgtcattctaGGCACGATGGAACCGTTGCCCTTGCTCCAGAATATAAATGGTAAAGTCCAATCCATCTATTCCTAACAGCTAACCTCTttctccatgaaccaggaagtcaCCTGCTATCTAACATATCAGCAGACAAACAAAAGACcacacatgatttgtttgtgttattGAGACGCAATAGTGGCCGTATCTATTTACTCGGCTCCAGagagcattttttaaaattacagtaaatgcatgACAGTGGTATCTTGAATTACGAGTGCCCCAATAttatgagtttttcaagttacgagccgtcgcttggttgatttttatttatttatttatttgcttagtgTTGCGAGAccaaatttgagttacgagtaaGCTTCAGATACGCCATTGCTTgagaaaagggaaaataaaaggtaaggtactgtaatgccatcACGTGTGGGCAAGATGAGCCACAGTCGCGGATGCAATTTTagctgagaaaaacagtcaaacacacaaatacaaaatgagaacactctcaaggagctgctgtagaccACGACTCACACAAGTGctcacatgcagacaaacagaCTACAGCTCCTGACAtcgctcactaggccacgccccttaaaggcacacatacaacacacaaatactacagtaataaaacagtttatttctttcaattttCTTATGATGTCTTATTATGTTTTAActacaatgttgtttttcttgattaaaaaaaggggggaatgGTTTTTGGGTGGCTGGAAAGGATTAAACTCATTTCAGTTATTTTCAATGGagaaatttgatttgatgtaCGCGTAAATTGGGTTACAAGATTGGTCCCACAACATACTAAACTTTTATGGTCTCACtgcgcggcacggtgaccgactggttagcacatctacctcacagttctgaggaccagggttcaaatcccgcccccgcctgtgtggagtttgcatgttctccccgtgcctgcgtgggttttctccgggtactccggtttcctaccacatcccaaaaacatgcatggtaggttaattgaagacactaaattgccccttggtgtgcatgtgagtgcgaatggttgtttgtttatctgtgccctgcgatcggctggcgaccagttcagggtgtaccccgcctgtcgcccgaagatagctgggataggctccagcccgcccgcgaccctagtgaggagaagcgatacggcaaatggatggatggaggtccgACTGCACTTGGACAAATGCTTGAGTTAGGGTGGAGCTAGACACGCTGCTGTCTGTTGATTGGCTGACTGAGAATCGTTACTTTTTGTGTGTAACTGTCTTAATTGATCAGTTTCGACACTTTTATTTGTGGCTCCCAGGGCTGGCCGCCCGTAGGGTTAATTCGAAGGGTGCCACGGCCTCAAGGCCTTACATTTAAATCAAAGAAGAGGAGAAAGGCAAACTATCTGCAGTATTTTGAAATGAACTCACTTCAAGGCTCTTTCTCTGTCTCCTGTTTTCCCCACAATGTGCAGAGCGATGCATCCAACGCCCCCCTGAATTAACAGCGCGAAGCACAACAGAACACAACAGAACACTTCATGCTTTCACAACACACAACAAGAAACACACATAACAGTTCATTGCAATATTAAAGAGCAAAAGGAACAtgtaaatacatccatccatccatccattttctgagccgcttctcctcactcgggtcgcgggcgtgctggagcctatcccagctgtcatcgggcaggaggcggggtacaccctgaacatattttctcatgttgtttttgtagATATTTCTCAGCATCctcaatataattaaaatgtagaTGCCAATGCACTTAAAGCAATTCAGTGCTCCAGACAAGAGTAAGGAATGAAACTTCTTAATGAACTGTCAAACTGCTGAATGCTCAAATAAAATGAGACAATAGGAAGATGCTTCTTGGTCATTGAGTTAATATCCAGACGAAATCTTCTGTCACCGACTCAATCTCTTTCAAGAGGAGAAGCTACACATATTAGCAATAACTTGACGACTAACTTTTAACATGGAAAAcagattcaaattcaaataaagaccatccatccatccatcaattttctgagaatattattacaaatgataATACAAAATCCTCCCTCCTCTGGCTGATTGGTTTACTGTGCGTTTTCTGTTGGGGGAGGGGCAAATTTACTGAAGTGACACCAGAGAACTCTGGAAAAATGTCAAGACAACCAAAAGTGTCCGGAAcacagggaagaagaaaaaaagggggggaaatgggagaaagagaGGTCAAGTTGTTGGTTTGTCCCGTGAGGTGCTGCAACAGTAAGTTACTCACAGGCTTTGTCTGGCAGTGACCATCTGAAATGAAGAACATGTTGTAGtttctattttaaattgtgtatcATGTCATCTTATAAATTCAAGGAAATGTTAAAAACTTTTgctatttgacttttttgtcggcgtactgtatgtaaattgtTGATGGAGGGGAGCGTCACATTGGCGAGGCCTGGCCCTGGTGGCTCCTAACATTAATTAACTTCATATAGTTTTCCTGTCCTCTAATGGGGCTCAGCCATATTCTTAGCTCATTTCTCCATTGTAATGACCCCATATGAATGCCTGCCATGTTTGGGCTGTCTGCATGCCTCGCTGCCCAGCCTGAGGTTGCCGCATGCTAAACTCACGTCCCACTCCGGAAAGCATCCGAGGAAACAATGCAGCCATGTATGAGAATAAGTCATTCCATTGTTAATTTAAATGGCTTAATACATCACTCTGAGGTAAAAGAGCATCTTGAAAAGGAGTGCAAGAGCCAGAGAGAGATGCCAAGGGGTGTTTCTTTAATACCAAATGAAATCGAATGGTGCATTACCTCACTTGTGAAGCTGCCAGGCTATTAATGGGGAGCTGTAACAGGATTGGTTCACTTTCTCAGTTCTTTAATTTCACAGCGGCCCCCAGATGTTTGGTCTTACTTCGGCTGATCCACGGCGTAGTCGTCTGCTACCGTCCTGCCTCCAGCCCATTGTGGTCTGTGTTGTGTTAATGGGTCAGGAGAATCTATCAATGACAGTGAGTTGGGCAGTTTGCACATTGGGGGGATAATTAGAGGGTGATTGGTGTCCCCATGCTTCCTGCTCTCACTATCTGTGTCTCCGCTGTGTTAATTTTACACCTTACATAAATGCACACAACATGCCTGCTGCTGGACGTTGTGGAAACACTCCCGAGACCTTGTCCCCCTTGCCTGTTGAAATGCTGAGGCCTAGTTTGTTGACACAAAACTTGCAGCTTTCTAATAGAGGGCAGATGATGGCAAACTTAATTTCTCCAGCACTGCTATAATTAAACTAACCTTCTCTCATGGATAACTCATCACACCTACCTTCCCAGCCCTGAATATATCATCACGTCCTTTCTGGGTCATGATGGAACAATCACACAAGCTTAATTCAGTACATTTATGATTAGGTCCAAGCTGACCCTTATTATATATAGTATTTAAGCAACTGATGCCACTTTGAAATACACTTTGCATCTTTTATTTACTCAATTGGACTAATGCggctgttttgttttcatgcacTTGGCAACATTATGTAAACCTACACGGTAAAATGAGAACCCATACAGAAATACAAAACCAATAAAGCTCTGTTTTGCTTGGCCCTGAATGCATCAGAcagtaacaataacaataaccaACAGGGAGTGTTGTCAAATGTTTcaaaagcagatttttttttttttttttgcgtttggATTGTATGGTACCCCTTTGGGTAGCCCGTTTAGGGGAGACCGGCCGGAGggatttgtaacatttttgacatttctaTCTCTCACTTTGAGCTCTTTTAACCCAGCGGGTTCAAACTGATTTATACAAACTCGCTTCAAGTGTCTGCTAATAAATGCCATAGAAAATGCCTGCGCGACACAAACTGAAAAAGCATGGCTTAATGTCAAATAGAAGGAGTTAAATGTTACAGTTGAGCCCAGAGGTCAGTTGTACCATAccttgtggtgaaatataatattatgaaataaaGACCATAACAATGCTATAAGACAGTGAAAGATTTTTGTTCAaaacttttaaacaaaattgATGTGGTTCTGTAGAGTACAGGAGTTTAAACTACactaacatttgaacatttagaATAATAACTGTACAAAAGGTGCAACTGTGGACTACTTTCAACAATCGAACATTTCAGTGTGTATTTGTACATGTGGAAGTTCGCTTGATCCCTGATCTTCTTATATCACACAAAATTGCTACATATCTGACTGACTTTCCTTGGACTTTTACATCAGTGCTACCCCCTTTCAAATGTCTAGTGTCATTCCGCAATCAGTCGTTCTCTTCTGGGACCTCGGaatgctgaaataaaaaaaagaagtactCAAATTTGTCCTCATGTATTCTGTCAAATTAAGCTTGGGGGAAGTtgtcacattttctttgttACAAGTTTCCCTGAGTGCATGAGCAACGAGCTAACTTGGCTTACCACAAGCAATCGGAATGaaaacatacacagacacataaTCAACGTGATATGTTTGGTGAGTAGTTCAACGAGGAAGCAAGCAATATATTCACGAAAtaatttgagtaaataaatttttttaaaaaaaaaaatactttcttaCCTCAAAATTATGTTTTCCCACACAATTCATGCTGCTTCTGCTTCAGGCCACTTCTCCATGTGTGGACTGAGACTAAACTGAGCATGTGCAGAGTGAATCAGGTGATTCCTAACTTGCTCCTGATTGGATCATTTCCAAGTAATACAACTGACGCCGGTCTCCCTGTAGCTCTTTTTTCACGAACAATTTTCAGTTCTGCAATCTATTTTTGCCAGCTCTTTTGAAAAGAATGCACTGCCTCTCATCTGGTGAATGTCTGGTCCTCTATTCAGACACCCAGTCATATTTTCACTTCCTGCTTGGGAAACTGTCAACAGAGCGACAGAAAGTTAGTTCAGTACTCTGGAGAGTTCCTCTCCCGGCCGGGACTTGCAGAACGTTCAAAGCAGAAGCTCTCGCTTCACCTTCAACTCCAACGGGGGACACCGAGAACTCATTGAGACTCGCCACCTCCAGACCCCATCTGAGTTGTTGAACGCCCAGACATAGCGCTCACTTCAGTGCCCTTCCCCCCAGTGTATGCATATCATCCACCCAGAGCCATTCTATCTGTATGGAAATTTGGGTTCCACAGCTGGAATCCCACAAAGCACTGTCATCTACTAATAGTTATTATCTCTTTGGGCTGCTCTCACTCAAGTCCCCTGCAATACAAGCACATCACATCTTTATGGTAATGCCCTACAATGCAGCCCCGAGCTATATGGCGCACAGACCTTTGTTATCATTACGATAATTCCCATTCTCACTTGACTCCTCATTACAGTGGTCATATCGCTTAGGGTTGGATATGGACAAATTCCTGcatctttgtttattttactcatcCTTTAGCCATGCACAAACCTTAACGCCTTTGAGATGATAGCGACATTTCAGCATATGTATACAACCTTTTTGCTTCCACCGTTTGTTATATTCATCCACAGAATTTATcttttgtgtgcttgtttttttttttactcttcttTTACTTATATGACTGAGATTTCACTCCAATTCTTCCGTTTTGTCTCTTTTACAGTAGACTCAAAGAAAACTGAACTTGGTTCTTTCCGTGAATATTTCATCTTTCAATCGCGagacagtttattttattttctaaatgtaCTGCAGTCATTGTTGAGAACATCAGACACACCTGCAAATTCTAATGGGATTCTACTGTACACAAAAGAGCTGTAACTTTGCCCTCACAAATATAATAGTGCAATGCTTACTTTTGATTGAAACCATCAGCGAtgttatttaacaatgtatttattattcagaattttgttcattcatttttatatactgctcgctcattcactgccattgatggctattgaattcaaatatccatgttaacatggcgGACTGAGTGAGTTAACAGCTCGAATTGGACTTCATTGGCGCATGTTGTAGTCTTTGATTGGTCAATTATCATTTATGAAGACCGATTTTAAACTCTTGAATATCCGCATGTCAATTCATTTTTATATGCAGCTCTTTAATAACTGTCATTAGATTTCATTGGTGGACTGTATGTTGTAGTTTCTGACACATGTATCAGCTTTCAGTTGTATAATTTGTGAAGTCCAATTTACAACTCCTAAATGCACACAATAACATTTGCTTgtaggaaatcatacaaaaaatgCACACACTTTATGGttgaagtggaccattttccAGCAGTAAAACGCTGCAAATATGCACTACTTAAAAACcatatacagtaatttaaaGTTGTTGGTCAGTAAATCAAGGTTGAAGCGCATTATTTTCATAAGCAGTATTTATcctaaaaaaaagtcacattaacCCCAAATATTTCGGGTaattgtgcattattttttcatataaaCCTTGCTTGAGGTCTCGTAAGGACTCATTTAACGGGTGATCCGcaatgtaagatttttttttccgtcTTGCCGTCATTGTGTAACACATTTTTTGCACTATGTGACTTACATGCCGACCAGGttatttatgcatttatatGACACGATGAGGTTCAGGTCAGCTGTACAAAAGCAAGGCCCCGGATCGCAGCCGCCTGCGTCCTTGCACGTTTCCGCCAAAACCCACGTGAGGCGTCTGCCTTGCACAAAACAGTAATTGCAGCATGATTGGCACAGCTTGTCCCGTGCAGCCTGTGTCCCACACTTGAAGGTTCCCCTCATTGTCACACAGCCTTTTAGCACCTTTGTTCCTCTTTCCCTCAGGACCTCACAGCTCACCACTGGCAGATGAGTCCCACTCTGTGACAAAAGGGTCCCTGCGCTCAACCTCATTTGATGCAGTGATGAAAtccacccccctcccctctcattCCCGATCACACACCCTCATCCTcttgttcacacacacatacacataagtGTGACGCGCACTTTCTGAGAAGAAACATTCCATTTAGCAACAGAGGGTGTCGCTGGGACGGGGGTCAAGACCCATGGGTGGGCTTTTAGgaggcaaacaaacatgagAGCAGCAGAGGAGTGATGTCTTGTTTACACATTAGCAGACATTTAGCAAGTCTCCGGTGGCCTCACAGCCATAGTTGTCTTTTGTTGGTCCTCGCACAAATCAACGCTGAATGATTTTGGGATTGCGGCTGCAACAACTGACAAGGTCAACTGCAATCACTAATCCATCACTCAAATAACTGTGACTTGAGGACAGCGCGCACGTTCACAATTATTAGCCAGCAGCCCTGTAATTGTCATCTCTGCGAGCCTTCCGCTGTTAATTTTTGTGCTACCCACTCAGGCAAAGACACGCTTACAAACTGCATCTTTCTAAGACCGTCTAATGAGGTGATGACCAACCACTTGTTATAACTGCTTCAGTCTCGAGCTTATTAATCATATATTGAGTTATTTAAGGATGCATAAATTAAtcttagatttaaaaaaaaaaagcctatcaAAGCCTCAAAACAATTAAAGAGTAAGGTAAGATTTCCCCCGGGCTGccacttttattttaatagtgtTCAGGTGATTATCATACTTTGATGCAACACTGTGATTAATGCAGACACACTTTTAAATGAGCTGCTCTCTCTTGCACAAAAAATGGTAGAACAAACCAGATAATGACCTTGCTGACTTTGCTCATCTCACCTCGACGTACGAAATGTATGACAACAGCTGCGACTGGGAATTTGTGTGACGGTATAGTGTGACAATAATGATTTTGAATGTCCTCAAAACATCATCAAGAAAtgccagggtgtaccccaccttcgGCTGGctaaggctccagctcacccatgaatgaccccgatgaggacaagtgctatagaaattggatggagGGATGTGGATGTCAATATCGTATAAATGGATCTCATATGAATATTGACACTTTGAATTCATTTTAGTTCAGTTTTCGcatttaaaataacaattagcataaaaatgacattttaatcatgtaaggTTACCTACTTACCCCATTATtgttataatttgtatttattatcttAGCATATATTAGCCAATTTGTGTATTTACATGATCCTCTGTGAAATAAAATTTGTGTTTGTAGACATTTTGCCATTATTGCCGGACAGCTCTGACCCACTGCAGGGGTCTTGTTAACGTCATCAATATTGCACTCATGGTGACCAAATGCAAACGATTAACCCCGAGCTTCATTGACTTGCAACTGTTAAACGGCTGAcgcgttttgcattgtgcctCGTGTCTCTGATAGTTGCATGCTTCCTTTCAGCTCGTGATCTTAAGAGCGGCTTGCTTGTCACTGCATGCGTGCGTCTGTGTGATGCGCGCGCACTGCGACTCCGTGGGAACGCCGCACGTGACGGCGGCCCTGACACAATGAGCCCATGCTGTTTGTTGAACAAAATGTCGTGCATAAATTCACAATTTTGGTTTCGTATAGGGAAGTacgaaataattttaaaacaacagcgataataataatcatcataattttctatcataataataattctgcacacacCTGAACTCTCTGCAAGTCCCTGGAGAATAATTAGAATTTATAATaattagaataataataataatagttatatatatatatatatatatgaatactatgtattattattatacagtattattggTATTGCAAAATTACATGTAGTAATAATATTATAGTGTcctttttaatacaataataatgcaTATTGTTGTTGTAGTAGTTATAGTGCAGACGTCGGTAATTTTGTCCTCCACATTTCACCTGTACTCGAGCATCTGCCATGAATCCATACTTTGGCTGCCActtgaggtgtgtgtgtgtgtgtgtgcgcgcgcgcgtgcgtgcgtgtgtatctCGCAGTTTAACACACTTCTGGTCTAACCCAAACCAGGCGCGCATGCACTTGCAGCCACGGTGGGAGTGAGTGAAGTGGAGCgagtgagggagggagggagggagggagggagggaaggagagGCAGGAAGGCGGCGCACGTAGTCCCATGACTAAAGCAAACACCCCAGCAGCAACCGACACACTCCTCTTTTTGTCTCTCCACCACGCGTGTGACCGCGGCTGCGTGGGGCAAGACGAGAGGAGCGCAGCACCAGCACTGAAGGTGAGTTCACAGTACTTCCCTTGTTGCTTTAATTTGGAAAGAGAAAAACCACATGTATATTTTATGAGGAAATGCATGAATTAATAATCAGAATGACGTTAAAAGCAATGCGCTCCAACATGCACTCCACTGTCCAATGTCATCCTGCGCGTGCAGCTTCCATTCTTCCACAACATGGAACCCATTCCAGCGGGCCGCGACTCCAGCTCCTCGCCGGGCTCCAAGCAAGAACTTTCCTACCCGACCTCCAACAACTTGAAGCCCAACCAAGTGGGCGAGACGGTGCTGTACGGAATACCCATCGTGTCCCTGGTGATAGACTGCCAGGAGAGGCTGTGCCTGGCGCAGATCTCCAACACCTTATTGAAGAACTACAGCTACAACGAGATCCACAACCGACGCGTGGCGCTGGGCATCACCTGCGTGCAGTGCACCCCCGTCCAGCTGGAGATCCTGCGCAGGGCCGGCGCCATGCCCATCTCCTCCCGGAGGTGCGGCATGATCACCAAGCGCGAGGCCGAGAGACTGTGCAAGTCCTTTCTGGGGGCTCACTCGCCTCCCAAACTCCCAGAAAATTTCGCCTTCGACGTGTGCCACGAGTGCGCGTGGGGCAGCCGAGGCAGTTTCATCCCGGCCAGGTACAACAGCTCCAGGGCCAAGTGCATCAAGTGCTCCTACTGCAACATGTATTTCTCCCCAAATAAATTCATATTCCATTCGCACCGTACGCCGGAGTCCAAGTACACGCAGCCAGACGCGGCGAATTTCAACTCGTGGAGGCGACACCTTAAATTAACCGATAAAAACAACCAGACTGATGTTTTACACGCATGGGAAGACGTGAAGGCCATGTTCAACGGGGGCAGCCGAAAAAGGACGCTGCCAGGCTGCGGGTCGGAGTCCAGCTCGCCTCTCAAGTCGCACGGTCCGAACCTGCACCGACAGTCCCCCGAGATACCCGCAAAGATCCTCAACTGTGAGGACAACCGGGTGAGCGTGGGCCCACGCAGCTACCCGGTCATCCCGGTGCCCAGTAAAGGCTTCGGGATGCTGCAAAAGATCCCTCCGCCGCTCTTCCCGCACCCTTACGGCTTCCCGGCATTTGGCCTGTGTCCGAAAAAGGACGACGGCATCATGGGCGAGCAAAGCAAGGCGGGCCTCCCGGGTGTCCTGTGGCCCGGTACCAAGGACAGCGCCTACCCGTCCTTCCCCGTCTTCTGGCCCACAGCGGGCGCCCTGCCCATGCCTCCCTACGCCCAAGGCCCGCACAAACCTCCACCCGAGATGCTACCGCTCCACAGACACGCGGACGTGGACGTTTCCGAGTCCACCGACACGTCCAAAGACAGCCTGGCCGACAACGACCGCTGCTCCAGCACCCAGTCCGCGCGCAACGACGACGACAAGTCCGGGGATGAAGGGAGGCCGCTGGAGGGGCCCACCCTGGCCCCACGCAAGGCCAGCTACGTGTCCGCCTTCCGGCCTGTGGTGAAGGACGCGGACTGCATCGCCAAGTTGTACGGCAGCAGAGGAGCCTACACCCGAACCGGGTACTTATCACCAGACTTTTTAAGCGAGAGCTCCAGCTACCGCTCCGTGTCTCCGTGCGTGGACAGCGAGGCCGAGGCGGACGTGGACGTGGAAACCAGTAAAACGCCCGAGGACGAGGAGCCCTGCAGGCCCCTGTCCTTGATGTGTCCCCGAAGCCCTCCGGGGCTCACCCGCAGCGTGTCCCCGAGCGACTCGGACTGCAAGGGGGCGCCACAGGAGATGGATCCGCTCGAATCGCAGGATGCGGGGCCACGCGTGGCCCCGCAGTCCTGTGATAGAGAGGTGCAGAGCAAACACTTAGCAGACGCACACGTTGCTGCACCGTTTAGCCAAGTGAGTGACACAATAACGTGACTTTAGatttacccccccccaaaaaaattttttttttaaaataatataaaacgtTATTTTGCTTAATTAATAGGATAAATAcagttgttggttttttgttttacactttcaattaatttcctgtattccgcccccccccccccaaaaaaaaaataatctcgcAGGTTTACACACAGGAGAGGAGCGAGTTGCAACAAAGGAGCAGTCCTTATCGTTTCAGACCTGCAAGCTACCAACCTGCAGGGCTTTTACCTCCTGGTCTGACTTCACCCTAATCAATACGTTTAACAGAAGAAATGATTGAAATAAACGACCAtttctaatttctaattttttcCCCATGCAAGATGAGGGTGCCAGCAAAGAGGAGCCGTCTTCCACGgtggaggaggtggaaagcAAATCTTTACTGGAACAAAGCAGCGAGCAAAACCATCGAGAGCAGGATGAAGGTACACTAGCAGAGAAGACTTTGCAATAAAttgattttccatttttatgcaaaatacattttctcccCAAT contains these protein-coding regions:
- the skor1b gene encoding SKI family transcriptional corepressor 1 homolog-B — translated: MEPIPAGRDSSSSPGSKQELSYPTSNNLKPNQVGETVLYGIPIVSLVIDCQERLCLAQISNTLLKNYSYNEIHNRRVALGITCVQCTPVQLEILRRAGAMPISSRRCGMITKREAERLCKSFLGAHSPPKLPENFAFDVCHECAWGSRGSFIPARYNSSRAKCIKCSYCNMYFSPNKFIFHSHRTPESKYTQPDAANFNSWRRHLKLTDKNNQTDVLHAWEDVKAMFNGGSRKRTLPGCGSESSSPLKSHGPNLHRQSPEIPAKILNCEDNRVSVGPRSYPVIPVPSKGFGMLQKIPPPLFPHPYGFPAFGLCPKKDDGIMGEQSKAGLPGVLWPGTKDSAYPSFPVFWPTAGALPMPPYAQGPHKPPPEMLPLHRHADVDVSESTDTSKDSLADNDRCSSTQSARNDDDKSGDEGRPLEGPTLAPRKASYVSAFRPVVKDADCIAKLYGSRGAYTRTGYLSPDFLSESSSYRSVSPCVDSEAEADVDVETSKTPEDEEPCRPLSLMCPRSPPGLTRSVSPSDSDCKGAPQEMDPLESQDAGPRVAPQSCDREVQSKHLADAHVAAPFSQVYTQERSELQQRSSPYRFRPASYQPAGLLPPDEGASKEEPSSTVEEVESKSLLEQSSEQNHREQDEDEDSARAVHAQRGIRTLAKEELQKQLLEQVELRKKLEREFQHLKDNFQDQMKRELSYREEMVQQLHIVREAHDALHHFSCKMLTPRHCTGSCTFKSPLLPP